A window of Planctomycetota bacterium contains these coding sequences:
- the rplC gene encoding 50S ribosomal protein L3, with translation MGVSLLGKKIGMTRVYTDKGVSLPVTVIECGPCVVTQVRTPDVDGYAAVQIGYEAIDPRNSTMAMIAHDVKAGAAPMRHHREFRVDAKDLGSFQAGQELKVDSFDGTMFVDVIGTSKGKGFQGVMKRHHFKGMFASHGTERKHRSPGSIGSLCSNRGYGGGLKKGKRMAGHMGAVRVTCRSLEVVQRIPEKNLLLVKGTVPGGKNGVVEVRPAVRLYKSKAAKAKAASK, from the coding sequence ATGGGCGTGTCGTTGCTGGGCAAGAAGATCGGGATGACCCGTGTCTACACGGACAAGGGAGTCTCCCTGCCGGTGACGGTGATCGAGTGCGGGCCGTGCGTGGTGACGCAGGTTCGCACGCCGGACGTGGACGGCTACGCGGCGGTGCAGATCGGGTACGAGGCCATCGACCCGCGCAACTCGACGATGGCGATGATCGCGCACGACGTGAAGGCCGGGGCCGCCCCCATGCGTCACCACCGCGAGTTCCGCGTGGACGCGAAGGACCTGGGGTCATTCCAGGCCGGGCAGGAGCTGAAGGTCGATTCGTTCGACGGCACGATGTTCGTTGACGTGATCGGCACGTCGAAGGGCAAGGGCTTCCAGGGCGTGATGAAACGCCACCACTTCAAGGGCATGTTCGCGTCGCACGGCACGGAGCGCAAGCACCGCTCGCCCGGCTCGATCGGCTCGCTGTGCTCGAACCGCGGGTACGGCGGCGGCCTGAAGAAGGGCAAGCGCATGGCCGGGCACATGGGCGCGGTGCGCGTCACCTGCCGCTCGCTCGAGGTCGTGCAGCGCATCCCCGAGAAGAACCTGCTGCTCGTCAAGGGCACGGTCCCGGGCGGCAAGAACGGCGTCGTCGAGGTCCGCCCGGCGGTCCGGCTGTACAAGAGCAAGGCGGCGAAAGCCAAGGCGGCGTCGAAGTAG
- the rplW gene encoding 50S ribosomal protein L23, which translates to MSVKLDATHVIKRPLLTERTTFAMNERKQYTFVVDTRATKPDIKAAIETLYRVRVVGVNTLVQKHKARRTRFGVSQPAPTKKAIVRVHDEDTIELF; encoded by the coding sequence ATGAGCGTGAAGCTGGACGCGACGCACGTCATCAAGCGCCCGCTGCTCACCGAGCGGACGACGTTCGCGATGAACGAGCGCAAGCAGTACACGTTCGTCGTCGACACCCGGGCGACCAAGCCCGACATCAAGGCGGCGATCGAGACGCTGTACCGCGTGCGGGTGGTGGGGGTGAACACGCTGGTGCAGAAGCACAAGGCGCGTCGCACCCGGTTCGGGGTGAGCCAGCCGGCCCCGACCAAGAAGGCGATCGTGCGCGTGCACGACGAGGACACGATCGAACTGTTCTGA
- the rplD gene encoding 50S ribosomal protein L4 yields the protein MDVPVYNMQGTQVASLTIDEHTLGGEVNAALIKQAYVMYHANLRQGSSRTKNRHEVEGSTRKLYKQKGTGNARHGDKKANLFKGGGHGHSKKRTREDFRVDMPKKMRRKANRNALLAKLVDQEVRVIDSLQFGEPRTRAFKDFLGAIKVDNTAVVALSSDEARVKNTRLSGRNIDGVRMIRSDQLTAYEMLGHRYVVIERAELEAWLHGPTSQTGKDAKVSPLGREAGAEGGRAKSEVKS from the coding sequence ATGGATGTCCCCGTCTACAACATGCAGGGCACGCAGGTGGCGTCCCTTACGATCGATGAGCACACGCTGGGCGGCGAGGTGAACGCGGCGCTGATCAAGCAGGCGTACGTGATGTACCACGCCAACCTCCGCCAGGGCTCGTCTCGCACGAAGAACCGGCACGAGGTCGAGGGCTCGACCCGCAAGCTCTACAAGCAGAAGGGCACCGGCAACGCCCGTCACGGCGACAAGAAGGCCAACCTGTTCAAGGGCGGCGGGCACGGGCACAGCAAGAAGCGCACGCGCGAGGACTTCCGCGTCGACATGCCCAAGAAGATGCGGCGCAAGGCCAACCGCAACGCGCTGCTCGCCAAGCTCGTGGACCAGGAAGTCCGCGTGATCGACTCGCTGCAGTTCGGCGAGCCCCGCACGCGGGCCTTCAAGGACTTCCTGGGCGCGATCAAGGTGGACAACACCGCGGTGGTCGCGCTCTCGTCCGACGAGGCGCGCGTCAAGAACACCCGCCTCAGCGGGCGCAACATCGACGGGGTCCGGATGATCCGCAGCGACCAGCTGACGGCGTACGAGATGCTCGGGCACCGGTACGTGGTGATCGAGCGGGCCGAACTGGAGGCGTGGCTGCACGGGCCGACCTCGCAGACCGGCAAGGACGCGAAGGTTTCGCCCCTGGGGCGCGAGGCGGGGGCCGAGGGCGGGCGCGCGAAGAGTGAGGTGAAGTCATGA